The Drosophila bipectinata strain 14024-0381.07 chromosome 2L, DbipHiC1v2, whole genome shotgun sequence genome has a segment encoding these proteins:
- the Arpc5 gene encoding actin-related protein 2/3 complex subunit 5 yields the protein MAKNTSSNAFRKIDVDQYNEDNFREDDGVDSAAAGPDESEITTLLTQGKSVEALLSALQNAPLRCKNQNVKDHALNITLRVLLSIKSTQIDQAIDTVDQNDLIDVLMKYIYRGFEIPSEGSSGHLLQWHEKAFAKGGVGCIVRVLSDTNRA from the exons atgGCCAAAAACACATCTAGCAATGCTTTCCGTAAGATCGACGTAGACCAATACAACGAGGACAACTTCCGGGAGGACGACGGTGTGGACAGCGCTGCCGCAGGGCCAGACGAGAGCGAGATCACAACACTGCTTACGCAGGGCAAGTCTGTGGAGGCCCTGCTTAGTGCCCTCCAGAACGCACCACTGCGCTGCAAGAACCAAAATGTTAAG GACCACGCCCTAAATATAACACTGCGAGTGTTGCTTTCTATCAAGTCGACACAAATCGACCAGGCCATTGACACCGTGGACCAGAACGACTTGATTGATGTGCTTATGAAGTATATTTATCGCGGATTCGAGATTCCCTCGGAGGGATCTAGTGGACACCTGCTTCAGTGGCATGAGAAAGCCTTCGCTAAAGGCGGTGTTGGCTGCATCGTGCGAGTCTTGTCGGATACGAACCGTGCCTAG